One window of the Aquila chrysaetos chrysaetos chromosome 8, bAquChr1.4, whole genome shotgun sequence genome contains the following:
- the FXYD6 gene encoding FXYD domain-containing ion transport regulator 6: MEAVLIFLCSLLVPAAVADVATPEKEEDPFNYDYQSLRIGGLVFAVVLFTVGILLILSRRCRCSFNQKPRAPGDEEAQAENLITSNATGAQKAEN, encoded by the exons ATGGAGGCAGTGCTGATCTTCCTGTGCTCTCTGCTGGTGCCGGCGGCTGTGGCAGACG TGGCCACcccagagaaggaggaggaccCCTTTAACTATG ATTACCAGAGCCTGAGGATCGGGGGGCTGGTGTTTGCCGTGGTCCTGTTCACCGTTGGCATTCTCCTTATACTCA GCAGGAGGTGCAGGTGCAGTTTCAACCAGAAGCCCAG AGCTCCAGGGGACGAGGAGGCCCAGGCGGAGAACCTGATCACCTCGAACG CAACGGgagcacagaaagcagagaactgA
- the FXYD2 gene encoding sodium/potassium-transporting ATPase subunit gamma isoform X2, which produces MRFASQLMCFPRGARSQSETPAGRHADTMGDEQAPEQGLDRFSYDYETIRNGGLIFAVVAFVVGLLIILSQRFHCGGKKKRRQGNEEDL; this is translated from the exons ATGAGGTTTGCCTCCCAATTAATGTGCTTTCCCAGGGGCGCCCGCTCCCAGAGCGAGACGCCCGCCGGACGACACGCCGACACGATGGGTGACG aGCAAGCGCCCGAGCAGGGCCTGGACAGGTTCAGCTACG acTATGAAACCATCCGCAACGGGGGGCTGATCTTCGCCGTCGTGGCTTTTGTCGTCGGGCTCCTCATCATCCTCA GCCAGCGGTTCCACTGcggagggaagaagaagaggag ACAGGGAAACGAGGAAGACCTGTAG
- the FXYD2 gene encoding sodium/potassium-transporting ATPase subunit gamma isoform X1 has translation MRFASQLMCFPRGARSQSETPAGRHADTMGDEQAPEQGLDRFSYAGLTPAWLSSSPDYETIRNGGLIFAVVAFVVGLLIILSQRFHCGGKKKRRQGNEEDL, from the exons ATGAGGTTTGCCTCCCAATTAATGTGCTTTCCCAGGGGCGCCCGCTCCCAGAGCGAGACGCCCGCCGGACGACACGCCGACACGATGGGTGACG aGCAAGCGCCCGAGCAGGGCCTGGACAGGTTCAGCTACG CTGGGCTGACGCCGGCttggctctcctcctccccagacTATGAAACCATCCGCAACGGGGGGCTGATCTTCGCCGTCGTGGCTTTTGTCGTCGGGCTCCTCATCATCCTCA GCCAGCGGTTCCACTGcggagggaagaagaagaggag ACAGGGAAACGAGGAAGACCTGTAG